Within Pseudomonas cichorii, the genomic segment ACCAGGTCACGTCCACGGTGGGCAGGTCGATGGCGCCCGGACGATTGGGGACCAGGGCTTCACGTTCTTCACGGGTGCCGATCAGGCCGCGCTCGCTGACCAGATTGCCCAGTTGCGGTTGATCCGGGTAATGCCTCAGGCCCGCTACCTGTGTGGCGGGCAAGGGCGGCAATTGCGAGCCGGACAGGCCTTCGGCCTTGAGAATGATGGTGCGGGTCAGGGAGTCGCCCACCTGGCTGTTGCCCGGTTCGGGGTTCCAGCTTTCTTCCAGTGTCACGCTGCGGGCTGGCAACCAGGGCACATCGGCCGGGTAGTCAGCAGGCTTGGGTTTGACGTTCAGGGGAACCTTGGCGGAACTGACCCGCATCAGCCGGCCCGGTTGCGGACCGAACGGACTGGCTTCCTGATTCGGTGAGCCGGTCTGTACCAGTGTGGCACTGAAGACCAGTGCCGGAACTTCCAGGGTGCCGCTCTGCTGGGGGTAGATCGCATAGCGCGTTTCGATCACGCCATGGCGTACGCCATTGATCAGCTTTTCATAGGTGCGTGAGTCACCGAGTTTGTCGACTCGCGCCTCGGCAATCTGCAAGGGGCTCAGGCTGCTGTCGTCGAACAGCGATACCGAGTGATAGATGCGCAGGGTCAGCACCGCCTGGGCCTGCACATAGACGCTTTCCTGATCCAGGCTCGTCTCGATGAAGATCGGCGCCAGCTGGTTGCCTTTCTCCCGGGTATCGCTCTGCATGACCTGCAGGCTCACGGGCTGGCTTTTCAGCTCGCCCAGTTGCAACGAAGGAATCACGACAATGCCCGACTGGCGGGGCAGCAGGGTGATGATCCAGCGGGTGGTGGCCTGGTTGCCGCTATCCAGCGTGGTCAGCCGGTTGATCTGGCGGGTACCGCGCACATCGAAGTTGGCGTCCAGAGCGCTCAGGTCAGGTTTGCCGAACAGCGTGACATCGGTGGTTTCCAGAGTCAGTTCCACGGTCTCGCCGGAATTGAGGCGCGTGCGATCGACCTTGGCGATCAGCTCCGCTGCCTGTGACGACAAGACGACCAGCCCCAGGAACAGGCCGGTCAAAAGGGGATACACACGACTCATCGGGTCTTTTCCTGATG encodes:
- a CDS encoding BatD family protein encodes the protein MSRVYPLLTGLFLGLVVLSSQAAELIAKVDRTRLNSGETVELTLETTDVTLFGKPDLSALDANFDVRGTRQINRLTTLDSGNQATTRWIITLLPRQSGIVVIPSLQLGELKSQPVSLQVMQSDTREKGNQLAPIFIETSLDQESVYVQAQAVLTLRIYHSVSLFDDSSLSPLQIAEARVDKLGDSRTYEKLINGVRHGVIETRYAIYPQQSGTLEVPALVFSATLVQTGSPNQEASPFGPQPGRLMRVSSAKVPLNVKPKPADYPADVPWLPARSVTLEESWNPEPGNSQVGDSLTRTIILKAEGLSGSQLPPLPATQVAGLRHYPDQPQLGNLVSERGLIGTREEREALVPNRPGAIDLPTVDVTWWNTREDHLEHSSLPARTLQINNNPGLAVDTPVNNEQGGLTVMGPPVWPWQLSTVLFALTTLLSLILWWRARGQPAVTRSVQTGPSPRTVLDDLKRACTANDPHATRQALDAWARQQPETLADMAARFVPLSDALDGLNGALYSETGKFWMGEDLWRAIRTLPAAERIQDPTGDAGLPPLYPK